A stretch of Aythya fuligula isolate bAytFul2 chromosome 1, bAytFul2.pri, whole genome shotgun sequence DNA encodes these proteins:
- the CAPZA3 gene encoding F-actin-capping protein subunit alpha-3, with amino-acid sequence MSVKQSEPEKVSLICRLLRQSPPGEFGQVVQDLYALVKDDELVRQEAAYVGAHHNKKNFTPVQVNGSTVLLTHYNDLGGNRFFYPQDKFSFEFDHLSGITSKTHLHSVMLDEEELWRGALHKGLNTYVNCHFPAGNCCVFKKSLGKRQMFVACIEAHEYQPLKHWNSLWKSDWTFALTPIMTRVTGVFLLQLHYFKEANLHVNIRKSVSESLHVIDRNQFVSDFVKFMKTEDDKIHTAILQNIQALSEDMWRKDLRRKLPITRTFMNWNELLKNYHQNTNVSSKEV; translated from the coding sequence ATGAGCGTGAAGCAGAGTGAGCCGGAGAAGGTGTCCCTCATTTGCAGACTGCTGCGCCAGTCCCCTCCTGGGGAGTTTGGGCAGGTTGTCCAAGACCTCTATGCTCTGGTCAAAGATGATGAGCTGGTGAGGCAGGAGGCTGCCTACGTTGGGGCCCATCACAACAAGAAAAACTTCACCCCTGTCCAAGTAAATGGGAGCACTGTGCTACTGACCCACTACAACGATTTAGGGGGAAACCGCTTCTTTTACCCCCAAGACAAATTCTCTTTTGAGTTTGACCACTTGAGTGGGATAACGAGCAAAACCCATTTGCACAGCGTGATGTTGGATGAGGAGGaactgtggagaggagccctcCACAAGGGATTGAACACCTATGTGAACTGCCACTTTCCAGCAGGGAACTGCTGTGTGTTCAAAAAATCCCTGGGCAAGAGGCAGATGTTTGTGGCCTGCATTGAGGCTCATGAGTACCAGCCTTTAAAACACTGGAACAGCCTTTGGAAGTCTGACTGGACTTTTGCCCTGACTCCAATTATGACTCGGGTTACGGGGGTATTTCTTCTCCAGTTACATTACTTCAAAGAGGCTAACCTTCATGTTAACATCAGAAAGTCTGTAAGTGAGTCTCTGCATGTGATAGACCGAAATCAGTTTGTCTCAGATTTTGTGAAGTTCATGAAAACTGAAGATGACAAGATTCATACTGCTATTCTACAAAACATTCAGGCCTTGTCAGAGGATATGTGGAGGAAAGATCTGCGAAGGAAACTCCCTATTACTCGTACTTTTATGAACTGGAATGAGCTGCTGAAAAATTATCATCAAAATACCAATGTCTCCAGTAAAGAAGTATAA